Proteins from a single region of Chryseomicrobium sp. FSL W7-1435:
- a CDS encoding DNA polymerase III subunit alpha translates to MDLLQSTIRLDRLGSFLNTNGVKLVAMTNSTLYGVQAFYQDMVRQTIQPVIGLRYNLELTEQTVLQVVSYARTEKGWKNLLKLSSALETKHVEALPLKWFHAYSEGLLTAVVTTQELYPQLDTLLSPQIIPAVTRETAEDRDFIQQLKKNHSLILPYAPAQLEQEQDRLAFRLLQALREGKKLHETEESSVLSLHDQQFWDQNFHTIAGWDKAFYALFSETFPLVQTKPLLPKFPIPQGETADSLLKKRSIELLTTKMTSIPEVYKERLEFELGIIQSMGYSDYFLIVQDFIHFAKSKGISVGPGRGSSASSLVAYALGITGIDPIEYGLLFERFLNPERVSLPDIDVDFTDYRRDEVIHYVQQKYGDKHVAQILAFGTLSTKAVAREVARVLELSQETLSFLSKTVSSQASSLAEAVNESKELQAFIQREEKHQLWFELAKRLEGMPRNVTVHAAGVIISPVPLVEVVPIEEHQDGMYLTQWTMKEVESAGLVKMDFLGLRNLTLIEQMSARIRETENPQFRVDAIDREDKKTLQLLASGDTLGVFQFESSGMRKALQLVSPVTFREVVAVNALFRPGPMAFIPNFAARKKGQEKVSYAHPAVEAILKETYGIIVYQEQIMQIARAIARYSYAQADNLRRAVSKKDRQVLTDEKKRFVESARLNGVSSEIASTLYDLIVRFAEYGFPKSHATAYSLIAMQMAAIKTYYPRAFYATLLTATTGNREKQLAVFREMKRRGIALLPPDLWRSHSRFTIDQEGIRVGLSSIKGITRPFMSYLLEIRKGKQTPWKSLFELAADLSAQHFTRTTIEPLIKAGALDFLGKDRAVLLASLDPAVMHAELVRPTERQDLLSGSIASFGEPKYTEAASMPIGYRLAYEKDVLGTYVSTHPVELVRKKLPNPTTPLDELQTASGRHSEVIGLVKDIRKIRTKKGQAMAFAILEDERDEIDLTFFPETFAAVNIHLKEQALVSLSGKVEQRNGRAQLIVQTVSPL, encoded by the coding sequence ATGGACCTACTTCAAAGTACAATACGGTTAGATCGCCTAGGTTCGTTTCTTAACACAAATGGCGTAAAGTTGGTCGCAATGACAAATTCAACGCTATATGGTGTACAAGCGTTTTATCAAGACATGGTGCGTCAAACTATTCAGCCTGTGATAGGACTGCGCTACAACCTTGAACTCACTGAGCAAACAGTTTTACAAGTCGTCAGTTATGCGCGCACTGAAAAAGGATGGAAGAATCTATTAAAACTATCAAGTGCACTTGAAACGAAACATGTAGAGGCGCTTCCACTTAAATGGTTTCACGCTTATTCAGAAGGTCTTTTAACGGCAGTTGTCACAACACAAGAACTTTATCCACAGCTCGACACGCTACTATCGCCACAAATTATACCCGCAGTTACCCGCGAAACAGCTGAGGATAGAGACTTTATTCAACAGCTGAAAAAAAATCATTCACTTATTCTTCCTTATGCTCCCGCACAACTTGAACAAGAACAGGATCGACTTGCCTTTCGTCTGTTACAAGCTCTACGGGAAGGTAAAAAACTGCACGAAACGGAAGAATCTTCAGTTCTCTCATTACATGATCAACAGTTTTGGGACCAAAATTTTCACACTATCGCTGGCTGGGACAAAGCGTTTTATGCGCTGTTTTCAGAAACCTTTCCACTTGTACAAACGAAACCACTGTTGCCGAAATTTCCTATTCCTCAAGGGGAGACAGCAGATTCTTTGTTGAAAAAACGTAGTATCGAGCTTTTAACTACCAAGATGACTTCCATTCCTGAGGTTTACAAGGAGCGACTTGAGTTTGAACTTGGCATTATCCAATCGATGGGGTATAGTGATTATTTTTTGATTGTCCAAGATTTTATTCATTTTGCTAAGTCAAAAGGAATATCGGTTGGACCAGGTCGAGGATCCTCTGCAAGTTCATTGGTCGCCTATGCTCTTGGAATTACGGGAATAGACCCGATAGAATATGGCCTGCTGTTTGAACGTTTCCTAAACCCAGAAAGAGTCTCCTTACCGGATATTGATGTAGATTTCACCGACTATCGTCGCGATGAAGTCATTCACTATGTGCAGCAAAAGTATGGGGACAAGCACGTAGCACAGATCTTAGCTTTTGGGACACTCTCCACGAAAGCTGTAGCACGTGAAGTGGCGCGAGTATTAGAGCTTTCACAAGAAACCTTGAGCTTTTTATCGAAGACAGTCTCCTCCCAAGCTTCCTCATTAGCAGAGGCGGTGAACGAAAGCAAAGAGTTGCAAGCATTCATTCAACGAGAAGAAAAACATCAGCTATGGTTTGAGCTTGCCAAAAGACTGGAAGGGATGCCTCGGAACGTAACCGTGCATGCTGCCGGGGTCATTATTTCACCGGTACCTCTTGTTGAAGTTGTGCCGATTGAAGAACACCAAGATGGGATGTATTTGACGCAGTGGACCATGAAAGAAGTAGAGTCTGCTGGGTTAGTAAAAATGGATTTCTTAGGACTTCGCAACTTGACGTTGATTGAACAGATGTCTGCTCGCATTCGAGAGACAGAAAATCCACAGTTTCGAGTAGATGCGATTGATCGAGAAGATAAAAAAACGTTACAACTTTTAGCTTCGGGAGATACTTTAGGTGTTTTCCAATTTGAATCATCGGGCATGCGTAAGGCGCTTCAATTGGTCAGCCCTGTCACGTTTCGCGAGGTTGTAGCTGTAAATGCATTGTTCAGACCGGGACCAATGGCTTTTATCCCAAACTTTGCCGCTCGTAAAAAAGGGCAAGAAAAAGTCAGCTATGCCCATCCTGCCGTAGAGGCCATCTTGAAAGAGACTTATGGAATCATTGTCTATCAAGAACAAATTATGCAGATTGCTCGCGCGATTGCTCGCTATTCCTATGCACAAGCAGACAATTTACGACGTGCAGTGAGTAAAAAGGATAGACAAGTTTTAACGGATGAGAAAAAACGGTTTGTAGAAAGTGCTCGATTAAACGGTGTATCTAGTGAGATAGCGTCAACACTTTATGACTTAATTGTTCGATTTGCGGAATATGGATTTCCAAAAAGTCATGCAACAGCTTACAGTTTGATCGCTATGCAGATGGCAGCTATTAAAACCTATTATCCTCGCGCATTTTATGCAACATTGCTAACTGCTACAACTGGGAACAGGGAAAAACAATTAGCTGTTTTTCGTGAAATGAAAAGAAGGGGTATAGCGTTATTACCCCCTGATTTATGGAGGAGCCATAGCCGCTTCACTATCGATCAAGAGGGGATTCGCGTGGGCTTAAGCAGTATTAAAGGAATCACTCGTCCTTTTATGTCTTATTTGCTCGAAATCCGTAAAGGGAAACAGACTCCCTGGAAAAGTTTATTTGAACTGGCTGCCGATTTGTCAGCGCAGCACTTTACAAGAACGACCATTGAACCTCTAATAAAAGCAGGAGCTCTAGATTTTTTAGGAAAAGATCGAGCTGTGCTGCTTGCTAGCCTAGATCCGGCTGTCATGCATGCTGAATTAGTAAGGCCAACTGAGCGACAGGATTTATTGAGTGGTTCCATTGCCTCTTTTGGAGAGCCTAAGTATACGGAAGCAGCTTCAATGCCGATAGGCTATAGGTTGGCTTATGAAAAAGATGTGCTTGGAACCTACGTTTCGACTCATCCGGTAGAACTGGTCCGTAAAAAACTCCCCAATCCGACAACGCCATTGGATGAATTACAGACGGCTTCAGGTCGTCACAGTGAAGTGATCGGTTTAGTGAAAGACATTCGCAAAATTCGTACTAAAAAAGGACAAGCTATGGCTTTTGCCATTTTAGAAGATGAACGGGATGAGATTGATTTAACATTTTTCCCTGAAACGTTTGCCGCAGTCAATATCCATTTGAAGGAACAAGCGCTGGTTTCCTTATCAGGAAAAGTAGAACAGCGCAATGGTCGTGCTCAATTGATTGTCCAGACAGTTTCTCCGCTTTAA
- a CDS encoding Xaa-Pro peptidase family protein, which produces MQKLAALQAYLTDNQLDAAFITHPDNVFYFTGFRSNPHERLLGVFVPVQGESFLICPQMEVPDAKEFFSGTIVGHVDTENAWDKLVASFTIPVAKLAIEKSHMTVERMEFLESRIQGVAFSGIDEVITEMRLIKTEEELVHLREAAALADYAIEVGCSLLAEGKTEMDILSEVETAVKAKGADGMSFSTMVLSGLKTASPHGTPGNKKIEKGDFVLFDLGVIVNGYCSDITRTVAFGEPTAAQREIYETVKQAEEKAVALVRPGVLAKELDAAARDSIEAAGYGEYFTHRLGHGLGISVHEFPSIHGENDMELREGMVFTIEPGIYHPEVTGVRIEDDVVVTADGVEVLTKFTKELLVV; this is translated from the coding sequence ATGCAAAAATTGGCAGCATTACAAGCTTATTTGACCGACAATCAACTGGATGCAGCTTTTATCACACATCCTGATAATGTATTTTATTTCACTGGGTTTCGCAGCAATCCTCATGAACGATTATTAGGGGTGTTCGTACCTGTACAAGGCGAGAGTTTTCTAATCTGTCCTCAAATGGAAGTTCCAGATGCAAAAGAATTTTTCTCCGGTACGATTGTAGGACACGTCGACACAGAAAATGCTTGGGATAAGCTTGTCGCATCTTTCACAATTCCCGTCGCAAAACTTGCGATTGAAAAAAGCCATATGACCGTTGAACGTATGGAATTTTTGGAGAGCCGGATCCAGGGAGTGGCATTCTCAGGAATTGATGAAGTAATCACTGAGATGCGCTTGATCAAAACTGAAGAAGAACTCGTGCATCTCCGAGAAGCAGCTGCACTTGCGGATTACGCAATTGAAGTGGGATGTTCTCTACTTGCAGAAGGCAAAACTGAGATGGACATTTTATCAGAAGTAGAAACTGCCGTTAAAGCTAAAGGTGCAGACGGAATGTCGTTCAGTACGATGGTATTGAGTGGCTTGAAGACAGCCTCTCCTCACGGTACACCGGGAAATAAAAAGATTGAAAAAGGCGATTTTGTGTTATTCGATTTAGGTGTAATCGTCAATGGCTATTGTTCAGACATTACACGCACAGTTGCTTTTGGCGAACCAACTGCAGCGCAGCGGGAAATCTACGAAACCGTCAAACAGGCTGAAGAAAAGGCTGTTGCACTTGTTCGTCCGGGTGTTCTCGCGAAGGAATTGGATGCAGCCGCTCGCGATAGTATCGAAGCAGCAGGTTATGGGGAGTATTTCACTCATCGCCTTGGCCACGGGCTTGGGATTTCAGTTCACGAATTCCCTTCTATTCACGGGGAAAATGACATGGAGTTGCGAGAAGGTATGGTCTTTACAATCGAGCCAGGCATCTATCACCCGGAAGTTACCGGTGTTCGGATTGAAGATGATGTCGTCGTCACAGCGGATGGTGTAGAGGTGCTGACGAAATTTACTAAAGAACTATTGGTTGTTTAG
- a CDS encoding CrcB family protein has product MLFVMLGGAVGTLLRAALTFFVPLGLFGNPVATLIANLLGSAAIATLSLIGPERLHSKWQKFWMTGVLGGFTTMSIFNWEALQLIQQEELVIYAVYVGLTLIGSVLMARFVLKRGRAG; this is encoded by the coding sequence ATGTTGTTTGTCATGCTTGGAGGAGCCGTTGGAACTCTGCTTCGTGCTGCATTAACTTTTTTTGTGCCACTGGGACTTTTCGGTAATCCAGTTGCCACATTGATTGCAAATTTACTCGGCAGTGCAGCGATTGCAACACTCTCTCTTATAGGTCCGGAAAGACTTCATTCGAAGTGGCAAAAATTTTGGATGACAGGCGTGCTCGGCGGTTTTACGACGATGTCTATCTTTAATTGGGAAGCGCTGCAACTGATCCAGCAAGAGGAGCTTGTCATCTACGCGGTCTATGTAGGACTCACTTTGATTGGCAGTGTTCTAATGGCACGCTTTGTGTTAAAGAGGGGGCGTGCAGGATGA
- the accD gene encoding acetyl-CoA carboxylase, carboxyltransferase subunit beta: MIRELFAKNKVKYATIPKKEHKNDVPEGIMTKCPSCKKNTFTKEVESNLWICPHCDYHYPLNANQRISTLLEEEGRQAFDTHLQTTNPLGFPGYTEKIQSDQKKTGLNEAVWTGTGVLEDVQVVMAVMDSTFRMGSMGSVVGEKITRAIEYATANKLPFIIFTASGGARMQEGVLSLMQMAKTSVALNRHRNEGLLYISVMTHPTTGGVSASFASLGDINLAEPKALIGFAGRRVIEQTVREKLPEDFQTAEFLLEKGQLDAVVHRHQMKQTLTTLARLHSKEAAQW, translated from the coding sequence ATGATCCGAGAACTTTTTGCGAAAAACAAAGTGAAATATGCAACTATACCGAAGAAAGAACACAAAAATGATGTGCCAGAAGGCATTATGACCAAGTGTCCATCTTGTAAAAAAAATACCTTTACAAAAGAAGTGGAATCGAACTTATGGATTTGTCCACACTGTGATTACCACTATCCTTTGAATGCCAATCAACGTATCTCAACACTATTGGAAGAAGAAGGACGCCAAGCTTTTGATACGCATCTACAAACAACAAATCCTCTTGGCTTCCCGGGATACACGGAAAAAATACAATCCGACCAAAAGAAAACAGGATTAAATGAAGCCGTCTGGACGGGTACGGGAGTACTGGAAGATGTTCAAGTTGTAATGGCCGTTATGGATTCAACTTTCCGCATGGGATCTATGGGCTCTGTTGTTGGAGAAAAAATTACACGCGCAATTGAATACGCGACTGCTAATAAGCTGCCATTTATTATTTTTACAGCTAGTGGCGGTGCACGCATGCAAGAGGGCGTACTTTCGCTCATGCAAATGGCTAAGACAAGTGTCGCTTTAAATCGCCATCGTAATGAGGGACTGCTGTATATCTCGGTTATGACACATCCAACTACTGGCGGCGTTTCCGCAAGTTTTGCTTCATTGGGTGACATTAACCTTGCTGAACCTAAAGCTCTCATAGGCTTTGCGGGTCGACGTGTGATCGAACAAACAGTGCGGGAAAAACTGCCTGAAGATTTCCAAACAGCTGAGTTTCTTCTTGAAAAAGGACAACTGGATGCTGTAGTTCATCGCCATCAAATGAAGCAGACACTTACAACACTTGCCCGTTTGCACAGTAAGGAGGCAGCACAATGGTAA
- a CDS encoding bifunctional oligoribonuclease/PAP phosphatase NrnA — protein MHRQILDKIKEYSKIVIHRHVRPDPDAYGSSIGLFMILKHNYPEKELYVTGKHDFTLDYLAKPMSITDAAFENALVIVTDTANTDRIDDQRYTNGSYLIKIDHHPNDDPYGDIVYVDTKASSASEMIYSLFLTGAEQEEWSLPDQAARLLYAGIVGDTGRFMFNSTSLKTMEYAGELMGYDFDRSQLFNDMYEVSPNVLKLKGYVYENFHMKNGIGYVKLSKALLQNYGVSQSEASLLVSALADVQGMRAWVFFIEDDQSIRVRLRSKGPVINEIAKKFNGGGHPLASGATIYNWDEVDNVLDEMYQL, from the coding sequence ATGCACCGTCAAATACTGGACAAAATTAAAGAGTATTCGAAGATTGTCATCCACCGGCACGTTCGCCCGGATCCAGATGCTTATGGGTCTTCCATTGGTCTCTTTATGATTTTAAAACACAATTACCCAGAAAAAGAGCTCTATGTTACAGGCAAACATGATTTTACATTAGACTATTTGGCCAAGCCTATGTCAATTACCGATGCAGCCTTTGAGAATGCATTAGTAATAGTGACCGATACAGCGAATACGGATAGAATCGATGATCAACGCTATACAAATGGGTCTTATCTTATCAAGATTGATCACCACCCAAATGATGATCCTTATGGAGATATTGTCTATGTGGATACAAAAGCAAGCTCCGCGAGTGAGATGATTTATTCTCTATTTTTGACGGGGGCCGAGCAAGAAGAATGGTCTCTTCCAGATCAAGCAGCACGACTCTTGTATGCTGGGATTGTTGGAGATACAGGTCGTTTTATGTTTAACAGCACCTCGCTGAAGACGATGGAATATGCAGGTGAACTGATGGGCTATGACTTTGACCGGTCACAGCTGTTCAATGATATGTACGAAGTTTCTCCTAACGTACTGAAATTAAAAGGCTATGTATATGAAAACTTTCACATGAAAAATGGCATTGGGTATGTGAAGCTATCAAAGGCACTTTTGCAAAACTATGGCGTCAGTCAGTCGGAAGCTTCCTTATTAGTGAGTGCTTTGGCAGATGTTCAGGGAATGCGTGCATGGGTTTTCTTTATCGAAGACGATCAAAGTATTCGTGTTCGCTTACGTTCAAAAGGTCCTGTCATTAATGAGATTGCTAAGAAATTCAATGGTGGTGGGCATCCACTAGCCTCAGGTGCAACAATTTATAACTGGGATGAAGTAGACAACGTTTTAGACGAGATGTATCAATTATAA
- a CDS encoding CrcB family protein, which produces MIIFLLAVGGGLGAGMRYALSRFNNAFPYGTLLANVLASFFIGVCIPSIQSGELLAFFVVGFCGSLSTVSTYAIEAATSEKPLRYGIITWSLTLGAVSLGYFLAML; this is translated from the coding sequence ATGATCATCTTTTTGCTTGCAGTAGGTGGAGGACTTGGGGCGGGGATGCGCTATGCACTGAGTCGATTCAATAATGCATTCCCTTATGGAACCTTGCTTGCGAATGTTCTAGCTTCCTTTTTTATCGGAGTCTGCATACCTTCCATTCAGTCAGGAGAATTACTCGCATTTTTCGTAGTTGGATTTTGTGGTTCGCTCAGTACAGTTTCCACGTATGCGATAGAAGCAGCGACATCAGAGAAACCACTCCGGTATGGTATCATTACGTGGTCTTTGACGTTAGGAGCGGTGAGTTTGGGGTATTTTTTAGCGATGTTGTAG
- a CDS encoding GntR family transcriptional regulator, whose product MGKGDDMTSASPKLFTEIVRQLRELIEQERIQIGGKLPSERELAERLEVGRSTIREALRSLELLGLIETRRGEGTFLADFRKHKLVEVLATFILKDTKSTEDIYATRQALEKQAIHEIMKSDFSNLSILKNALEVNEDIEQEWLIKELMIASGNRLALKIWLLLNEYSSNPFKKPMSEEDRSYWKKLIQAVELGDEMLAQQILESWQYGVKGETPQ is encoded by the coding sequence ATGGGAAAAGGTGACGATATGACATCTGCTTCACCTAAATTATTTACCGAGATTGTACGGCAGCTCCGGGAGCTCATTGAACAAGAACGGATCCAAATTGGAGGGAAATTACCTTCAGAACGTGAACTTGCTGAGCGTCTAGAAGTGGGCAGATCCACAATTCGGGAAGCACTTCGCAGCCTAGAACTTCTTGGCCTGATCGAAACCCGAAGAGGGGAAGGAACTTTTTTAGCCGACTTTCGTAAACATAAATTAGTAGAGGTGTTAGCCACCTTTATCTTAAAAGACACGAAATCTACTGAAGATATATATGCAACTAGGCAGGCGTTAGAAAAACAAGCTATTCATGAAATTATGAAATCTGACTTTAGTAATCTGTCCATCTTAAAAAACGCTCTTGAAGTGAATGAAGATATAGAACAAGAGTGGCTTATCAAGGAACTGATGATTGCCTCTGGAAATCGCCTAGCATTAAAAATTTGGTTACTACTCAATGAATACAGTAGTAATCCGTTTAAAAAGCCGATGTCAGAAGAAGACAGAAGCTACTGGAAGAAACTTATACAAGCCGTTGAGCTTGGCGATGAAATGCTGGCGCAACAGATATTAGAGAGCTGGCAATATGGAGTGAAAGGGGAAACACCACAATGA
- the ald gene encoding alanine dehydrogenase, producing the protein MKIGVPTEVKNNENRVAMTPAGVVTLVSSGHEVYIQAGAGLGSSFTDEDYTKAGAHIVATAQEAWQQEMVMKVKEPVASEYELIQKDQVLFTYLHLAPEPELTKVLLEKNVTAIAYETVQLPNNSLPLLTPMSEVAGRMATQLGAQYLEKINGGKGILLGGVPGVERANVTIIGGGIAGTNAAKMAVGLGANVTIIDLSPERLRQLDEMFGATVHTLISNPYNIAESVKNADLVIGAVLIPGAKAPKLVSEDMIKSMSAGSVVIDIAIDQGGILETSDRITTHDDPTYIKHGVVHYAVANMPGAVPRTSTIALTNTTVPYAVQIANKGYKQACLDNHSLLKGLNTLNGVCVYKAVADAQGIEYRDVNDVLAII; encoded by the coding sequence ATGAAAATTGGCGTTCCAACAGAAGTAAAAAACAATGAAAACCGTGTCGCGATGACACCAGCTGGAGTCGTAACTCTAGTTTCAAGCGGTCACGAAGTATATATTCAAGCAGGTGCTGGACTTGGTTCTAGCTTTACAGATGAAGATTACACAAAAGCAGGCGCACATATCGTAGCGACTGCGCAAGAAGCATGGCAGCAAGAAATGGTGATGAAAGTAAAAGAACCGGTTGCGTCTGAATATGAATTGATTCAAAAGGATCAAGTTCTGTTTACATACCTTCACCTTGCGCCAGAACCAGAATTAACAAAAGTGTTACTTGAGAAAAATGTTACAGCTATTGCTTATGAGACGGTTCAATTACCAAACAACTCACTTCCACTCCTAACTCCGATGAGTGAAGTAGCTGGTCGTATGGCGACACAATTAGGTGCCCAATACCTTGAAAAAATCAACGGCGGAAAAGGGATTCTTTTAGGTGGGGTTCCAGGCGTTGAACGTGCAAATGTAACAATCATCGGTGGCGGAATTGCAGGAACGAACGCTGCGAAGATGGCAGTCGGCCTTGGAGCAAACGTAACAATTATCGACCTTAGCCCAGAGCGTCTTCGTCAATTAGATGAAATGTTTGGTGCTACTGTCCACACGTTAATTTCCAATCCTTACAACATCGCAGAGTCTGTTAAGAATGCAGATCTTGTTATTGGTGCTGTTTTGATTCCTGGCGCGAAAGCTCCTAAATTGGTGTCTGAGGACATGATCAAATCAATGTCGGCAGGTTCAGTAGTAATTGACATTGCTATTGACCAAGGCGGTATCTTAGAAACTTCCGATCGTATCACGACTCACGATGACCCTACGTACATCAAGCATGGCGTTGTTCATTACGCAGTTGCTAACATGCCTGGTGCGGTTCCACGTACGTCTACAATCGCTTTAACTAACACCACTGTACCTTATGCAGTTCAAATTGCTAACAAAGGGTACAAGCAAGCGTGCTTAGACAATCACTCATTATTAAAAGGCTTAAACACATTGAACGGCGTTTGTGTCTATAAAGCTGTTGCGGATGCTCAAGGAATTGAATACCGTGATGTAAATGATGTACTAGCAATTATCTAA
- a CDS encoding DRTGG domain-containing protein, with amino-acid sequence MSTKHEQILGYIESLPIGDKISVRQIAKDLAVSEGTAYRAIKEAENRRLVSTIERVGTIRIEVKRKENFERLTFAEVVNIVDGLVLGGKTGLHKSLSKFVIGAMQVDDMMRYVDPGNLLIVGNRFKVHEHALKAGAAVLVTGGFDVPESSKRLADELELPLISTSYDTFTVATMINRAIDDQLIKKDVLLIEDIYIPKEQTAYLSTTDTVQQYRELNTTTMHGGYPVVDAKDVVVGVVTARDVMDADNSESIDKVMTKHPIVITLTTSVAAASHRMVWESIDLLPVVNEANKLQGIISRQDVLKALQASSRQPQNGETIDDLVKAQLTPSTDDKSVVGFTVTPQMTNHFGTMSYGAFTTVLSEAGSQTLRMRRRVESVVENMTIYHTKPVPLEAHIKLHAKVLDFSRRMAKVDVEAYNDKQLVGKALITYQIFDH; translated from the coding sequence GTGTCAACAAAGCATGAACAAATTTTAGGGTACATCGAATCCTTACCGATAGGCGATAAAATTTCCGTTCGACAAATTGCAAAAGACTTAGCAGTGAGTGAAGGGACTGCCTATCGTGCCATTAAAGAAGCTGAAAATCGTAGACTGGTTTCGACAATTGAACGAGTAGGAACGATTCGTATCGAAGTGAAGAGAAAAGAAAACTTTGAGCGACTGACTTTTGCAGAAGTTGTAAATATTGTGGATGGTTTAGTGCTCGGAGGGAAAACAGGGTTACACAAATCACTTAGCAAATTCGTCATTGGAGCTATGCAAGTCGATGACATGATGCGCTACGTTGACCCTGGTAATTTACTAATTGTCGGAAATCGCTTTAAAGTACACGAACATGCGCTAAAAGCTGGTGCGGCTGTGCTTGTGACAGGAGGTTTCGATGTCCCGGAATCTTCTAAACGATTAGCGGATGAATTGGAGTTACCTCTCATATCAACAAGTTATGACACGTTCACTGTTGCTACGATGATCAATCGAGCTATCGACGATCAATTGATTAAGAAAGATGTTCTGTTGATTGAGGATATTTATATCCCTAAGGAACAGACGGCTTACCTATCTACTACAGACACAGTTCAGCAATACCGTGAGCTAAATACAACTACAATGCACGGTGGTTATCCAGTTGTCGATGCAAAGGATGTAGTGGTAGGGGTTGTGACGGCAAGAGATGTAATGGATGCAGATAATAGCGAATCCATTGATAAGGTCATGACGAAACATCCGATCGTCATTACTTTAACTACGAGTGTTGCAGCTGCTAGTCATCGCATGGTCTGGGAGAGCATTGATCTGCTTCCAGTCGTGAACGAAGCGAATAAGTTACAAGGTATTATCAGCAGACAAGATGTATTGAAGGCTCTTCAAGCATCTTCTCGCCAACCACAGAATGGTGAGACTATTGATGACTTGGTAAAAGCGCAACTGACGCCTTCAACAGACGATAAAAGTGTCGTTGGTTTTACGGTGACCCCTCAAATGACGAATCATTTTGGTACCATGTCTTATGGAGCTTTTACAACCGTGCTGTCGGAAGCCGGATCCCAAACTTTACGAATGCGAAGACGGGTGGAAAGTGTCGTAGAAAATATGACGATCTACCATACAAAACCGGTGCCGTTAGAAGCGCATATCAAATTGCATGCGAAAGTACTCGATTTTAGCCGTCGAATGGCAAAAGTAGACGTTGAGGCATATAATGACAAGCAACTAGTTGGTAAAGCGCTCATCACCTATCAAATCTTTGATCATTAA
- a CDS encoding YtpI family protein yields the protein MNTVLVIAIIISIVWYFYFKTRQFRTDLPIRRKWYAAKSGICLGTFVFLFGLNYVFLFPETLTYVISAVFLALGGYMAIHNYKASKHYGKFVEEEWELNHEN from the coding sequence ATGAATACAGTATTAGTTATTGCGATTATTATCTCTATTGTATGGTATTTTTATTTTAAAACAAGACAATTTCGCACAGATTTACCCATTCGAAGAAAATGGTATGCAGCCAAGAGCGGCATTTGTCTTGGGACATTTGTATTTCTCTTTGGTTTGAATTATGTGTTCCTGTTCCCAGAAACACTCACTTATGTTATTTCAGCTGTTTTCTTAGCTTTAGGTGGCTATATGGCTATTCATAATTATAAAGCGTCTAAACATTATGGGAAATTTGTAGAAGAAGAATGGGAATTGAATCACGAAAATTGA
- a CDS encoding metal-dependent hydrolase: MKFTYHGHAVVKIETGDFTILIDPFISGNGQTDLEAADEKPTHILLTHGHNDHVGDTVQIAKASGALVIATFELADYLATQGVETHGMGIGGGRDFDFGYVKFTQAFHSSSFTDEEGTVHYTGMPAGILIKLEDTMIYHAGDTGLFSDMKLIGEHGIDVAFLPIGDNFTMGPHDAARAVEFIEPKIVVPMHYDTFPPIKQDPENFRSLVHTADVQILKAGQEVQF, encoded by the coding sequence ATGAAGTTCACCTATCATGGACACGCAGTGGTGAAAATCGAAACAGGAGATTTTACGATTCTAATAGACCCCTTTATTTCAGGTAATGGGCAAACAGATTTAGAAGCAGCCGACGAAAAACCAACACATATTCTTTTAACTCATGGCCATAACGATCATGTGGGCGATACAGTGCAAATTGCTAAAGCAAGTGGAGCCCTAGTCATTGCGACATTTGAATTGGCGGATTATTTAGCGACTCAAGGTGTAGAAACGCATGGCATGGGGATTGGGGGAGGCCGAGATTTCGATTTCGGTTATGTGAAATTCACACAAGCCTTCCATAGTTCGTCGTTTACAGACGAAGAAGGGACTGTGCATTATACAGGCATGCCGGCTGGGATTTTGATCAAACTAGAAGACACTATGATTTATCATGCCGGAGATACCGGGTTATTTAGTGATATGAAATTAATTGGTGAACACGGGATTGATGTAGCGTTCTTACCGATTGGCGATAATTTTACAATGGGGCCACATGATGCAGCACGTGCCGTTGAATTTATTGAACCTAAAATTGTTGTCCCTATGCACTATGATACGTTCCCACCTATTAAACAAGATCCAGAGAATTTCCGTTCATTAGTCCACACAGCAGATGTACAAATCTTGAAGGCAGGGCAAGAAGTCCAGTTCTAG